Part of the Woronichinia naegeliana WA131 genome, CGTGTTTGCTTAATATCACTCAGTAAAAACATCGCTTGAATCTCCTCGCGGCTCAATTGGGCAAATTTGGAAACCAAAACCGTCTCCAATAAATCTATAATATCGTGGGTTACTAAAGGATCAGCAATTTCTGTTTTTGCTCTTTCCAATAATTGTTGGACTAAAACAGGAGCTTGAACATCCTGAGCTAGAATTAACTGAATCAATCCGACTCCAATAGAACCCGATCGCACCTCATCTAAATAGATCGGCAAAATTCGACCACTATTAATCAATTCCTGTTGGTAAAGCGTTAAAGATGTCGCCTCAAAACGACGTTGGGCAAAAAGAGCAACAGCCTTCCAATCCTGAACAGGTTTATATTGATTCAAATAGAGACTAATTTCAGCAATCAGTTCCCAGTAAAAATCAGGCTTATTTTGGAATTGTACCTCGACAAAATAGAGGGGCTTATCTTCTCGATCTGGCATAAAAATCCCATCAAAACGAAAAGCCTTTTCCTTAATTTCAGCAGAGATAAATTGGTAATGAACCGCATCGTCAACAGGTTCTCCCAACAATTCAAAGAGAAGAGAGTTAAAGGTTAGGAATAATTGATAAAAAATAGTATCAGTACGCATAATATCTTTAGATTAGCACGGATCACAACTGGACAATAAGCGATCGCTCTTTAACTCTAAAACTAAACTCAGCACTGCGATCGCTATTATTACTCTTATTGGGACTGACAATGATCGCTCTTTAACTCTGAATCCTAAACCAAAAAGCGATCACTAATTATCTCAGGATCATATGGAAAATCGCTATTATTCCTGTAGAATGGGTTAAGGAACGCAATGAATCGTTAAGCAAACTGATCGCACTTGACTTTCAGACTACTGTTCGCTAAGATTATACTTAGACAAAATTTTTCCGTCTAATACATAATTAGCCCGTCTATTTTCAAATATTGCACTCAATTATGAAAGCTAATTCAAAATCACACACTGGAAGAGTTGGTGTTGCTGGAACACAATTACTTTTTAAGAGATTAGGTTGGATTTTTCGTGAGCAACCCATAGAAGACTATGGTATTGATGCTCATGTTGAAGTAGTTGAGAATAACACAGCAACAGGTAAATTAATTGCACTTCAGATCAAATCTGGAGAGAGTTGGTTCAGAGAGAAAACTAGCGATGGCTTTGTCTTTCGTGGCGACAGAGAGCATTTAGAATACTGGCAGCAACACTCATTGCCTGTCATGATTGTCCTATATCAAGATGATGAACAAATTGCCTATTGGCAGGCAGTTAATAGCAGTAATGTCCAGAAGACTGGTATAGGAT contains:
- a CDS encoding Rpn family recombination-promoting nuclease/putative transposase, which produces MRTDTIFYQLFLTFNSLLFELLGEPVDDAVHYQFISAEIKEKAFRFDGIFMPDREDKPLYFVEVQFQNKPDFYWELIAEISLYLNQYKPVQDWKAVALFAQRRFEATSLTLYQQELINSGRILPIYLDEVRSGSIGVGLIQLILAQDVQAPVLVQQLLERAKTEIADPLVTHDIIDLLETVLVSKFAQLSREEIQAMFLLSDIKQTRVYQEAKQEGLQEGRQEGRQEGRQEGRQEGEARLVLRLLSKRFGKIDDRRVQVINSLTVEQLEDLGEALLDFSELADLDNWLEFRIRE